The Pecten maximus chromosome 11, xPecMax1.1, whole genome shotgun sequence genome has a segment encoding these proteins:
- the LOC117337960 gene encoding protein unc-93 homolog A-like isoform X1 — protein sequence MANEDTENPSQFIERPPEDDPGPRVGSNENTDSVHTDATPAEVERKADECDDPNTSWTAEVEESMESSSYNDSITSTNSRSALLKGETGTDSIPQEKNTILDIPFIPIVYEYKDYQDVANEDQYRSRSNTMMGLLESPAYIDSVNCPAPDRRRLARACRNAVLTLSQEIVPKKTIDVPHDPAKYDDVIPTGNDVEDPGDFNSINNHRNNLMFLGITVFLMATAIVSLKNLQSSLNHIDNVGLYSLAAGYGSFTVFSLFTPFIVQRFRPKRCLVIGLLPQVLYVVANLYPTFEILVTMAFLQGIGNAILWNAISTYVTYLARSYALKNDDRTVHVASKYFGIIFFFYQFSMVVGNLISSVVLMLGRSHDVPDTHNLTVTLFTRSSFNQSYSQPSADVLYSSREGRTGVCGSKYCHSDNLVLPNMTVNDETKYTLMGIFGLCVAFSVVVPMYLLSALKPYRTTRANCSLVWKQFTSVLKCTCDRRFLMLFLAFMYSSVQNSFVTGDVTKAFVTCPLGIHMVGYTMICFGVCGGLTSYLSGYINKHVGHVWLLTAAAILNLVLLLLMSLWEPRDNEIVFYFILVGCWGLGDGIWISQVSSLISQVFPDCLEEAFAAQRMVQGLGSALWFGLVTPLCIMTKITIMVALCIFAIGLYIIHEVIDKHRPPVEEKAEKTAV from the exons ATGGCAAATGAAGACACGGAGAATCCAAGTCAATTTATAGAGA GGCCACCAGAGGATGACCCCGGTCCGCGTGTTGGTTCCAACGAAAACACAGACAGTGTCCATACAGACGCCACACCAGCAGAAGTGGAGCGAAAAGCCGACGAATGTGACGACCCAAACACTTCATGGACTGCTGAAGTAGAAGAGAGCATGGAGAGTTCTTCTTACAACGATTCCATTACGAGCACAAACAGCAGATCAGCGCTGCTAAAAGGAGAAACTGGAACTGACAGCATTCCCcaagaaaaaaacacaattcTGGATATTCCCTTCATACCGATCGTATATGAATACAAGGATTACCAAGATGTAGCCAACGAGGACCAATATCGCTCTCGATCAAACACCATGATGGGTCTTTTAGAGAGTCCTGCCTATATCGATTCTGTTAACTGCCCGGCTCCTGACCGACGAAGACTCGCCAGGGCGTGCCGTAACGCTGTTCTTACTCTTAGTCAGGAAATCGTGCCGAAGAAGACTATAGATGTTCCTCACGACCCTGCAAagtatgatgacgtcataccgACAGGAAATGACGTAGAGGACCCCGGTGACTTTAATTCCATCAATAACCATAGGAATAACCTCATGTTCCTGGGAATCACCGTGTTTCTGATGGCCACTGCGATCGTATCCCTGAAGAACTTACAAAGCAGTCTGAATCACATTGATAACGTTGGTCTTTACTCCCTGGCGGCTGGCTATGGAAGTTTTACAGTATTCAGTCTCTTCACTCCCTTCATAGTTCAAAGGTTCCGTCCCAAACGCTGCCTGGTTATAGGACTCTTACCACAAGTGTTGTACGTGGTGGCTAACCTCTACCCCACGTTTGAGATCCTCGTCACCATGGCTTTCCTTCAGGGTATAGGGAACGCAATCTTGTGGAATGCCATAAGTACATATGTCACATATCTTGCTCGTTCATACGCTCTCAAAAACGATGACCGCACAGTCCATGTTGCCAGTAAATATTTTGGGATCATTTTCTTCTTCTACCAGTTTTCCATGGTAGTAGGTAATCTCATATCATCTGTTGTTCTCATGCTGGGACGGTCTCATGACGTGCCGGACACTCACAATCTCACCGTTACATTATTTACCCGTTCGTCTttcaatcaatcctacagtCAACCTTCTGCAGACGTTCTTTACTCATCTCGGGAAGGCCGAACAGGCGTCTGTGGTAGCAAATACTGCCATTCCGATAATTTAGTACTGCCGAATATGACTGTGAACGATGAAACGAAATATACACTCATGGGTATATTTGGTTTATGTGTTGCATTTTCTGTCGTTGTCCCAATGTACCTCCTGAGTGCCCTAAAGCCATACAGGACAACACGTGCGAACTGTTCCTTGGTATGGAAGCAGTTTACCTCCGTCCTGAAGTGCACATGTGACCGCCGCTTCCTCATGTTGTTCCTAGCGTTCATGTACAGCAGTGTCCAAAACAGCTTCGTCACTGGAGACGTTACCAAG GCCTTTGTCACCTGTCCTCTCGGCATACATATGGTGGGGTACACGATGATCTGTTTTGGTGTCTGCGGTGGTCTTACCTCCTATCTCAGTGGTTACATCAACAAGCACGTGGGCCATGTCTGGTTACTAACTGCAG CTGCCATACTAAACCTGGTCCTTCTTCTTCTGATGTCGCTATGGGAACCACGTGACAACGAAATCGTATTCTACTTTATCCTGGTTGGCTGCTGGGGCCTCGGGGATGGTATATGGATCTCACAAGTGAGCA GTCTGATCAGTCAAGTGTTTCCAGACTGTCTAGAAGAAGCGTTCGCGGCCCAGCGGATGGTACAGGGTCTCGGTTCTGCCCTATGGTTCGGCCTGGTCACTCCTCTATGCATAATGACAAAGATCACCATAATGGTCGCCCTGTGTATATTTGCCATTGGCCTCTACATTATACATGAGGTCATCGATAAACACAGACCGCCTGTTGAGGAGAAGGCCGAGAAAACTGCAGTTTAA
- the LOC117337960 gene encoding protein unc-93 homolog A-like isoform X3 gives MANEDTENPSQFIERPPEDDPGPRVGSNENTDSVHTDATPAEVERKADECDDPNTSWTAEVEESMESSSYNDSITSTNSRSALLKGETGTDSIPQEKNTILDIPFIPIVYEYKDYQDVANEDQYRSRSNTMMGLLESPAYIDSVNCPAPDRRRLARACRNAVLTLSQEIVPKKTIDVPHDPAKYDDVIPTGNDVEDPGDFNSINNHRNNLMFLGITVFLMATAIVSLKNLQSSLNHIDNVGLYSLAAGYGSFTVFSLFTPFIVQRFRPKRCLVIGLLPQVLYVVANLYPTFEILVTMAFLQGIGNAILWNAISTYVTYLARSYALKNDDRTVHVASKYFGIIFFFYQFSMVVGNLISSVVLMLGRSHDVPDTHNLTVTLFTRSSFNQSYSQPSADVLYSSREGRTGVCGSKYCHSDNLVLPNMTVNDETKYTLMGIFGLCVAFSVVVPMYLLSALKPYRTTRANCSLVWKQFTSVLKCTCDRRFLMLFLAFMYSSVQNSFVTGDVTKAFVTCPLGIHMVGYTMICFGVCGGLTSYLSGYINKHVGHVWLLTAVPATST, from the exons ATGGCAAATGAAGACACGGAGAATCCAAGTCAATTTATAGAGA GGCCACCAGAGGATGACCCCGGTCCGCGTGTTGGTTCCAACGAAAACACAGACAGTGTCCATACAGACGCCACACCAGCAGAAGTGGAGCGAAAAGCCGACGAATGTGACGACCCAAACACTTCATGGACTGCTGAAGTAGAAGAGAGCATGGAGAGTTCTTCTTACAACGATTCCATTACGAGCACAAACAGCAGATCAGCGCTGCTAAAAGGAGAAACTGGAACTGACAGCATTCCCcaagaaaaaaacacaattcTGGATATTCCCTTCATACCGATCGTATATGAATACAAGGATTACCAAGATGTAGCCAACGAGGACCAATATCGCTCTCGATCAAACACCATGATGGGTCTTTTAGAGAGTCCTGCCTATATCGATTCTGTTAACTGCCCGGCTCCTGACCGACGAAGACTCGCCAGGGCGTGCCGTAACGCTGTTCTTACTCTTAGTCAGGAAATCGTGCCGAAGAAGACTATAGATGTTCCTCACGACCCTGCAAagtatgatgacgtcataccgACAGGAAATGACGTAGAGGACCCCGGTGACTTTAATTCCATCAATAACCATAGGAATAACCTCATGTTCCTGGGAATCACCGTGTTTCTGATGGCCACTGCGATCGTATCCCTGAAGAACTTACAAAGCAGTCTGAATCACATTGATAACGTTGGTCTTTACTCCCTGGCGGCTGGCTATGGAAGTTTTACAGTATTCAGTCTCTTCACTCCCTTCATAGTTCAAAGGTTCCGTCCCAAACGCTGCCTGGTTATAGGACTCTTACCACAAGTGTTGTACGTGGTGGCTAACCTCTACCCCACGTTTGAGATCCTCGTCACCATGGCTTTCCTTCAGGGTATAGGGAACGCAATCTTGTGGAATGCCATAAGTACATATGTCACATATCTTGCTCGTTCATACGCTCTCAAAAACGATGACCGCACAGTCCATGTTGCCAGTAAATATTTTGGGATCATTTTCTTCTTCTACCAGTTTTCCATGGTAGTAGGTAATCTCATATCATCTGTTGTTCTCATGCTGGGACGGTCTCATGACGTGCCGGACACTCACAATCTCACCGTTACATTATTTACCCGTTCGTCTttcaatcaatcctacagtCAACCTTCTGCAGACGTTCTTTACTCATCTCGGGAAGGCCGAACAGGCGTCTGTGGTAGCAAATACTGCCATTCCGATAATTTAGTACTGCCGAATATGACTGTGAACGATGAAACGAAATATACACTCATGGGTATATTTGGTTTATGTGTTGCATTTTCTGTCGTTGTCCCAATGTACCTCCTGAGTGCCCTAAAGCCATACAGGACAACACGTGCGAACTGTTCCTTGGTATGGAAGCAGTTTACCTCCGTCCTGAAGTGCACATGTGACCGCCGCTTCCTCATGTTGTTCCTAGCGTTCATGTACAGCAGTGTCCAAAACAGCTTCGTCACTGGAGACGTTACCAAG GCCTTTGTCACCTGTCCTCTCGGCATACATATGGTGGGGTACACGATGATCTGTTTTGGTGTCTGCGGTGGTCTTACCTCCTATCTCAGTGGTTACATCAACAAGCACGTGGGCCATGTCTGGTTACTAACTGCAG TTCCCGCGACTAGCACTTAA
- the LOC117337960 gene encoding protein unc-93 homolog A-like isoform X2 codes for MANEDTENPSQFIERPPEDDPGPRVGSNENTDSVHTDATPAEVERKADECDDPNTSWTAEVEESMESSSYNDSITSTNSRSALLKGETGTDSIPQEKNTILDIPFIPIVYEYKDYQDVANEDQYRSRSNTMMGLLESPAYIDSVNCPAPDRRRLARACRNAVLTLSQEIVPKKTIDVPHDPAKYDDVIPTGNDVEDPGDFNSINNHRNNLMFLGITVFLMATAIVSLKNLQSSLNHIDNVGLYSLAAGYGSFTVFSLFTPFIVQRFRPKRCLVIGLLPQVLYVVANLYPTFEILVTMAFLQGIGNAILWNAISTYVTYLARSYALKNDDRTVHVASKYFGIIFFFYQFSMVVGNLISSVVLMLGRSHDVPDTHNLTVTLFTRSSFNQSYSQPSADVLYSSREGRTGVCGSKYCHSDNLVLPNMTVNDETKYTLMGIFGLCVAFSVVVPMYLLSALKPYRTTRANCSLVWKQFTSVLKCTCDRRFLMLFLAFMYSSVQNSFVTGDVTKAFVTCPLGIHMVGYTMICFGVCGGLTSYLSGYINKHVGHVWLLTAGKPCIPFTKPDLKPCYTSIECIISLLILSFCFLFRFFLFRYSFLSFSFVSIFQVFNFSSFSD; via the exons ATGGCAAATGAAGACACGGAGAATCCAAGTCAATTTATAGAGA GGCCACCAGAGGATGACCCCGGTCCGCGTGTTGGTTCCAACGAAAACACAGACAGTGTCCATACAGACGCCACACCAGCAGAAGTGGAGCGAAAAGCCGACGAATGTGACGACCCAAACACTTCATGGACTGCTGAAGTAGAAGAGAGCATGGAGAGTTCTTCTTACAACGATTCCATTACGAGCACAAACAGCAGATCAGCGCTGCTAAAAGGAGAAACTGGAACTGACAGCATTCCCcaagaaaaaaacacaattcTGGATATTCCCTTCATACCGATCGTATATGAATACAAGGATTACCAAGATGTAGCCAACGAGGACCAATATCGCTCTCGATCAAACACCATGATGGGTCTTTTAGAGAGTCCTGCCTATATCGATTCTGTTAACTGCCCGGCTCCTGACCGACGAAGACTCGCCAGGGCGTGCCGTAACGCTGTTCTTACTCTTAGTCAGGAAATCGTGCCGAAGAAGACTATAGATGTTCCTCACGACCCTGCAAagtatgatgacgtcataccgACAGGAAATGACGTAGAGGACCCCGGTGACTTTAATTCCATCAATAACCATAGGAATAACCTCATGTTCCTGGGAATCACCGTGTTTCTGATGGCCACTGCGATCGTATCCCTGAAGAACTTACAAAGCAGTCTGAATCACATTGATAACGTTGGTCTTTACTCCCTGGCGGCTGGCTATGGAAGTTTTACAGTATTCAGTCTCTTCACTCCCTTCATAGTTCAAAGGTTCCGTCCCAAACGCTGCCTGGTTATAGGACTCTTACCACAAGTGTTGTACGTGGTGGCTAACCTCTACCCCACGTTTGAGATCCTCGTCACCATGGCTTTCCTTCAGGGTATAGGGAACGCAATCTTGTGGAATGCCATAAGTACATATGTCACATATCTTGCTCGTTCATACGCTCTCAAAAACGATGACCGCACAGTCCATGTTGCCAGTAAATATTTTGGGATCATTTTCTTCTTCTACCAGTTTTCCATGGTAGTAGGTAATCTCATATCATCTGTTGTTCTCATGCTGGGACGGTCTCATGACGTGCCGGACACTCACAATCTCACCGTTACATTATTTACCCGTTCGTCTttcaatcaatcctacagtCAACCTTCTGCAGACGTTCTTTACTCATCTCGGGAAGGCCGAACAGGCGTCTGTGGTAGCAAATACTGCCATTCCGATAATTTAGTACTGCCGAATATGACTGTGAACGATGAAACGAAATATACACTCATGGGTATATTTGGTTTATGTGTTGCATTTTCTGTCGTTGTCCCAATGTACCTCCTGAGTGCCCTAAAGCCATACAGGACAACACGTGCGAACTGTTCCTTGGTATGGAAGCAGTTTACCTCCGTCCTGAAGTGCACATGTGACCGCCGCTTCCTCATGTTGTTCCTAGCGTTCATGTACAGCAGTGTCCAAAACAGCTTCGTCACTGGAGACGTTACCAAG GCCTTTGTCACCTGTCCTCTCGGCATACATATGGTGGGGTACACGATGATCTGTTTTGGTGTCTGCGGTGGTCTTACCTCCTATCTCAGTGGTTACATCAACAAGCACGTGGGCCATGTCTGGTTACTAACTGCAGGTAAGCCATGCATTCCTTTTACTAAGCCTGAtttaaaaccttgttatacgtCCATAGAATGTATCATCTCATTATTGATTCTGtcgttttgttttcttttcagattttttcttttcagatattcttttctttctttcagcTTTGTTTCAATATTTCAGGTTTTCAATTTCAGCTCTTTTTCAGATTAA